The Daucus carota subsp. sativus chromosome 7, DH1 v3.0, whole genome shotgun sequence genome window below encodes:
- the LOC108194979 gene encoding TMV resistance protein N-like, with protein MKRWVIVVFYSIHPLVVRHETWKFKEAFEIHQAGSFPCISGNRSEADVINETVDEILLNINSKGLDVAKHPVGLESRVKEITILLSSDTEGVVRMGIYGMVGIGKTTLAKALYNQLLLGSYTGTSFLANVREISGTTNGLVSLQQQLISDVLKNEHKQFESLVGPFAPGSVVIITTRDEEILDTIDVETRYRYRVNELDDAESLALFTRHAFGNDKPNNT; from the exons ATGAAAAGATGGGTTATTGTTGTGTTTTACAGCATTCATCCATTGGTTGTGCGACACGAAACTTGGAAATTTAAAGAAGCTTTTGAAATACATCAAGCTGGATCCTTTCCATGTATATCCGGAAACAG GTCTGAAGCTGATGTTATCAATGAAACTGTTGATGAGATTCTACTCAACATAAATTCCAAGGGTTTAGATGTCGCAAAGCATCCTGTTGGGCTGGAGTCTCGAGTTAAAGAGATAACAATATTGTTGAGCAGTGACACAGAAGGTGTCGTTAGGATGGGAATATATGGGATGGTTGGAATAGGAAAGACAACACTTGCTAAAGCTCTGTATAATCAACTTTTGCTAGGAAGCTACACGGGAACTAGCTTTCTGGCGAATGTTAGGGAAATTTCAGGGACTACAAATGGCCTAGTATCTTTACAACAACAACTTATTAGCGATGTGCTTAAAA ATGAGCATAAACAATTTGAATCATTAGTAGGACCATTTGCTCCTGGGAGTGTAGTTATAATAACTACAAGGGATGAAGAGATACTGGATACTATCGATGTGGAAACCAGATATCGATACAGAGTAAATGAGCTGGACGATGCCGAGTCACTGGCACTATTCACCCGACATGCATTTGGAAATGATAAACCAAACAACACATGA
- the LOC108193919 gene encoding protein SUPPRESSOR OF npr1-1, CONSTITUTIVE 1-like encodes MHDLLRDMGREIARNNFPDEPGKHSRLWVPEDICDVLKKQKGTELIEGIIPSNHFYNSLKGVSWGTETFKRMSRLRFLYLEVVNLTGSFEQTLEDLRWFCWDRCPLKCLPSEFYPHKLVILELPHSSMRTMWEPINVPYVFERLKTLNMSCSLELTTTPDFNKFPYLETLDLQGCISLKDVHVSIGSLARLVSLNLRGCVNLTSLEYICNLRVLQYLNVGGWSSLEALPTEVGNIESLIVLNAEKLSVLELTDSVGRFSKLIELNLCSNKNLENFPNTICNLRALEVLNVNGCSSLKEILDTISIY; translated from the exons ATGCATGATTTGCTTCGGGATATGGGAAGAGAAATTGCACGCAACAACTTTCCTGATGAGCCTGGAAAACATAGTAGATTGTGGGTGCCTGAAGATATATGCGATGTGTTGAAGAAGCAAAAG GGAACAGAACTGATTGAAGGTATCATCCCTAGCAACCATTTCTACAATTCACTAAAGGGAGTATCATGGGGTACAGAAACATTCAAAAGGATGAGTAGATTAAGATTTCTTTACCTTGAAGTTGTCAATCTTACTGGAAGCTTTGAACAGACACTTGAAGATTTGAGGTGGTTCTGTTGGGATCGGTGTCCTTTAAAGTGTTTACCATCTGAATTTTACCCCCACAAACTTGTTATTCTGGAGTTGCCTCATAGCAGTATGAGAACAATGTGGGAGCCAATCAAT GTTCCGTATGTTTTTGAAAGATTAAAGACTCTAAACATGTCGTGTTCTCTAGAATTAACGACAACTCCAGACTTTAATAAATTTCCTTATCTCGAAACCTTAGATCTTCAGGGATGTATAAGCTTGAAGGATGTCCATGTATCAATTGGAAGTTTGGCGAGACTTGTTTCACTAAATTTGCGTGGCTGTGTGAACTTAACAAGTCTCGAATATATTTGCAACTTAAGAGTTTTGCAATATCTTAATGTGGGTGGTTGGAGTAGTCTGGAAGCATTGCCTACAGAAGTGGGGAACATTGAATCCCTAATAGTGCTTAATGCAGAGAAACTATCTGTTTTGGAATTAACGGATTCAGTTGGCCGTTTTAGTAAGCTTATTGAGCTAAACTTATGTTCTAACAAGAACCTAGAGAACTTTCCCAACACCATTTGTAACTTGAGGGCACTGGAAGTTTTAAATGTTAATGGTTGCAGTAGTCTCAAAGAGATACTGGATACTATCTCTATATATTAG
- the LOC108196307 gene encoding zeaxanthin epoxidase, chloroplastic (The RefSeq protein has 6 substitutions compared to this genomic sequence) yields the protein MASAVFYTSMNSSPALFSRTHFPNSISKDFSDEFLNTHQVNYYLPARKIGSLKRVASKVRAAVTDAPVVSQSGGENLREGKKKLKILVAGGGIGGLVFALAARRKGFEVVVFERDLTAIRGEGQYRGPIQIQSNALAALEAIDWDVADEVMKAGCITGDRINGLVDGVSGNWYCKFDTFTPAAERGLPVTRVVSRMTLQKILATAVGDEIICNGSNVVDFEDDGKKVTVILEDGQRCEGDLLVGADGIWSKVRRNLFGYTEPTYSGYTCYTGIADFVPADIDTVGYRVFLGHKQYFVSSDVGGGKMQWYAFYNEPAGGKDKENGKKERLLQIFGGWCDNVIDLLMATDEEAILRRDIYDREPTFNWGKGRITLLGDSVHAMQPNLGQGGCMAIEDSYQLAMELDKAYNRSAESGNPIDIESSLRSYESSRKIRVSVIHGLARMAAIMASTYKAYLGVGLGPLSFLTKLRIPHPGRVGGRFFIDIGMPLMLSWVLGGNGSNLEGRPLQCRLSDRANSDLKRWFEDDDALERATKGEWVLFPVGNTSASSEAIFLSKDEGKPCIVGSVLHPNIPGTSIAIPSPQVSSLHAKITCKNGAFSVTDLRSEHGTYLSDNEGRRYRIPPNFPTRFHPSDIIGFGSDEKVAFRVKVMKFPSQVAENTEGSGALQAV from the exons ATGGCTTCAGCTGTGTTCTACACTTCAATGAACTCATCACCTGCACTTTTTTCAAGAACCCATTTCCCAAATTCAATCACAAAGGACTTTTCTGACGAATTCTTGAATACCCATCAAGTTAATTATTACTTGCCAGCAAGAAAGATTGGATCTTTGAAAAGGGTTGCTAGTAAAGTTAGAGCTGCTGTGACTGATGCGCCTGTGGTGAGTCAAAGTGGTGGGGAGAATTTGAGAGAGGGGAAGAAGAAGTTGAAGATTCTGGTGGCTGGAGGGGGGATTGGGGGCTTGGTTTTTGCCTTGGCTGCGAGGAGGAAGGGGTTTGAAGTGGTGGTGTTTGAGAGGGATTTGACTGCTATTAGAGGTGAGGGGCAATATAGGGGACCTATTCAGATACAAAGTAATGCTTTGGCTGCTTTGGAAGCTATTGATTGGGATGTTGCTGATGAGGTTATGAAAGCTGGTTGTATTACTGGTGACAGAATTAATGGATTGGTTGATGGTGTTTCTGGCAATTG GTACTGCAAGTTTGATACGTTCACACCTGCAGCAGAACGGGGCCTTCCAGTCACAAGAGTTGTAAGTCGCATGACGCTGCAAAAAATTCTGGCCACCGCTGTTGGGGATGAAATTATATTGAATGGTAGTAATGTAGTGGACTTTGAGGATGATGGAAAGAAG GTTACTGTTATTCTGGAGGATGGACAGCGCTGTGAAGGGGATCTTTTGGTTGGCGCTGATGGAATATGGTCAAAG GTACGGAGAAATTTGTTTGGATACACAGAGCCTACATATTCAGGTTACACTTGTTATACAGGGATTGCAGATTTTGTGCCTGCGGATATTGATACGGTTGG GTACCGAGTATTTCTGGGCCACAAACAATACTTCGTTTCTTCAGATGTGGGTGGGGGAAAGATGCAGTGGTATGCATTCTATAATGAACCTGCTGGTGGCAAAGATAAAGAAAATG GTAAAAAGGAAAGGCTCCTTCAAATATTTGGTGGTTGGTGCGATAATGTAATAGATTTGTTAATGGCTACCGACGAAGAAGCAATTCTTCGTCGTGACATATATGACCGGGAACCAACTTTTAATTGGGGAAAGGGTCGTATAACCTTGCTTGGGGACTCGGTTCATGCTATGCAGCCAAATCTAGGTCAAGGGGGGTGCATGGCCATTGAG GACAGCTATCAACTAGCAATGGAGCTTGATAAAGCATACAACCGAAGTGCTGAATCGGGAAATCCTATTGATATCGAATCTTCACTTAGGAG CTATGAAAGTTCTAGGAAAATACGTGTCTCGGTTATTCATGGACTTGCTAGAATGGCTGCAATCATGGCCTCAACATATAAAGCATATTTGGGTGTAGGACTTGGTCCATTGTCG TTCTTGACCAAGTTGAGAATACCACATCCAGGGAGAGTTGGGGGAAGATTTTTTATTGACATCGGGATGCCATTGATGTTAAGTTGGGTACTAGGTGGCAATGG ATCAAAGCTTGAAGGGAGACCATTACAGTGCAGGCTTTCTGACAGA GCAAACAGCGATTTGAAAAGGTGGTTTGAAGATGACGATGCATTGGAGCGTGCTACAAAAGGAGA GTGGGTTCTATTTCCTGTCGGGAATACATCTGCTTCTTCAGAAGCAATATTTCTCAGCAAGGATGAAGGAAAACCTTGTATAGTCGG GAGCGTATTGCACCCAAACATTCCAGGAACATCAATTGCCATACCTTCACCCCAG ATTTCCAGCTTGCATGCTAAAATAACTTGTAAGAATGGTGCCTTTTCTGTTACTGATTTGCGAAGTGAACATGGTACCTACTTAACCGA TAATGAAGGCAGACGGTATCGGATCCCCCCTAATTTTCCTACTCGCTTTCATCCATCAGATATTATCGGATTTGGTTCAGATGAAAAg GTAGCTTTTCGGGTAAAGGTGATGAAGTTTCCGTCCCAGGTTGCAGAGAACACAGAAGGAAGTGCAGCTCTCCAAGCAGTATGA
- the LOC108196230 gene encoding heterogeneous nuclear ribonucleoprotein 1: protein MSDKKLVVLGIPWDIDTDGLRDHMSKFGDLDDCIVMKDRSTGRSRGFGYVTFTSVDDAKSALASEHSLGDRVLDVKVATPKEVMRVPSKKVSRIFVARVLPSVTEAEFRSYFEKYGEITDLYMPKDPRSKGHRGIGFITFANPESVDDLIAESHELGGSAVVVDRATPKEEDFRPVSRMPLERQPGGYGAYDSYINAATRYADLGAPTRYDYPGAMYGRGQSGRGISKKIFVGRLPQEASIEDLRQHFGEFGRIIDVYIPKDPKRSGHRGFGFVTFADEGVADIVSRRSHEICGQQVAIDSATPVDDAGRSGHHMMDEPEPFADYAGPTRTYGRMYGSLDFNDWGGYGIGEGRPGGYGPYGINGGRPGGYGIGGGRPGGYGISGGRPGGYGIAGRPDGYGTGGGRPPSRADSRYRPY from the exons ATGTCTGACAAGAAGCTTGTT GTTTTAGGTATTCCTTGGGATATCGACACCGATGGATTGAGGGATCATATGTCCAAATTTGGGGATTTGGATGACTGCATTGTTATGAAG GATCGGTCTACTGGGCGGTCTCGAGGTTTTGGATATGTAACATTTACAAGTGTAGATGATGCTAAG AGTGCATTGGCTAGTGAGCACTCATTAGGCGATAGAGTCCTGGATGTAAAAGTTGCTACTCCGAAG GAGGTTATGCGAGTACCTTCCAAGAAAGTCAGTAGGATATTTGTAGCTCGGGTCCTCCCATCTGTAACAGAAGCTGAATTCAGGAG TTACTTTGAGAAATACGGTGAAATAACAGATCTATATATGCCAAAG GATCCTAGATCCAAAGGACACCGAGGAATTGGGTTCATCACTTTCGCAAACCCAG AATCCGTGGATGATCTGATAGCTGAGAGTCATGAATTAGGAGGTTCTGCTGTAGTTGTGGACCGAGCAACTCCTAAG GAGGAAGACTTCAGACCAGTTAGTCGAATGCCATTGGAGCGCCAGCCAGGTGGTTATGGTGCCTACGATTCCTACATCAATGCAGCAACTAGATATGCTGATCTAGGTGCACCAACTAGATATGATTATCCTGGTGCTATGTATGGAA GGGGACAATCTGGTCGTGGAATAAGCAAAAAGATATTTGTTGGCCGGCTTCCTCAAGAGGCAAGTATTGAAGATCTTCGCCAGCATTTTGGTGAATTCGGCCGTATTATCGATGTTTATATTCCAAAG GATCCAAAGAGAAGTGGTCACAGGGGTTTTGGTTTTGTGACCTTTGCTGATGAAGGGGTTGCTGATATTGTGTCTCGAAGGTCGCATGAGATCTGTGGACAGCAG GTTGCAATTGATTCAGCTACGCCTGTTGATGATGCCGGTCGCAGTGGACATCACATGATGGATGAACCTGAGCCATTTGCTGATTATGCTGGTCCAACACGGACGTACGGGAGGATGTATGGAAGCCTGGATTTTAATGAT TGGGGTGGTTATGGAATTGGTGAGGGAAGACCAGGTGGTTATGGTCCTTATGGGATCAATGGCGGAAGGCCTGGGGGTTATGGGATTGGTGGGGGACGGCCGGGTGGTTATGGAATCAGTGGGGGGAGACCGGGTGGTTATGGAATCGCAGGAAGACCAGATGGTTATGGAACTGGTGGGGGAAGACCACCATCAAGAGCTGATTCGAGGTATAGGCCTTACTAG